In Saimiri boliviensis isolate mSaiBol1 chromosome 12, mSaiBol1.pri, whole genome shotgun sequence, one genomic interval encodes:
- the C12H10orf120 gene encoding uncharacterized protein C10orf120 homolog, which produces MAQERKNKKPIRVFNTSYSFQDQAPMCCQENMTSASPLWTWSKFYRSDPRIALGKYSPLEKEILRLGGIHTIAARRLLAYKQEEEWRMLKKLQLQSPDYKWAMEFQKEHSSPCAICGPLEKIWTAKVIVPPEEFQMPQREQVNVSKHIERMRLARALRNNQLLPYIEKFRYSSFLSGVGLGPMAKNKARQEDNHDSRNCDDANQAEKEKAEGKNTKRGKIKMNVVFKSEEPKIRLTYHANDRKSFLPAKKPERSITGLTNRNLFCISEFPGDLMLMNQDFISRRVHFSDVAKT; this is translated from the exons ATGgcccaagaaagaaagaacaaaaagccaATCAGAGTATTTAATACCAGCTATTCCTTTCAGGATCAAGCCCCAATGTGTTGCCAAGAGAATATGACTTCTGCTTCACCGTTGTG GACATGGAGCAAATTCTACAGATCAGACCCACGGATTGCCCTCGGGAAATACTCTCCCTTGGAAAAAGAGATCCTA CGTCTTGGTGGCATTCACACTATAGCAGCAAGAAGGCTTTTGGCTTACAAGCAAGAGGAAGAATGGAGAATGCTCAAGAAACTACAGCTGCAGTCTCCAGACTACAAATGGGCAATGGAGTTTCAAAAAGAACATTCCTCTCCTTGTGCTATTTGTGGACCCCTAGAAAAAATATGGACAGCAAAGGTGATTGTGCCCCCAGAGGAGTTTCAAATGCCGCAACGAGAGCAGGTGAACGTCAGTAAGCACATAGAGAGAATGAGGCTTGCTCGGGCTCTGAGAAATAATCAGCTTTTACCCTATATTGAAAAGTTTAGATACTCCTCATTTCTGTCTGGAGTGGGACTGGGTCCAATGGCAAAAAATAAGGCCAGACAAGAGGACAACCATGACAGCCGTAATTGTGACGATGCCAATCAagctgagaaagagaaagcagagggtaaaaacacaaaaagaggaaaaataaaaatgaatgtagtTTTCAAGTCAGAAGAACCAAAAATACGTTTAACATACCATGCAAATGATCGCAAATCCTTCCTCCCTGCAAAGAAACCGGAACGGTCCATCACAGGCCTAACAAACCGAAATCTTTTCTGCATATCGGAATTCCCTGGCGACTTAATGCTAATGAATCAGGATTTTATATCACGGAGAGTCCACTTCAGTGATGTGGCCAAGACCTAA